Proteins encoded together in one uncultured Sphaerochaeta sp. window:
- a CDS encoding sugar ABC transporter permease: protein MLLFFVSFVIIPMGMGIITSFFNYTMSSFQFIGLKNYIDLFKDAKFLRSFWNTFVIVVVSVPSVTVFSLWVSSIIYDKNAWVTSSFRGVFYLPVVTGTVPVVVVWKWIFDKYAGILNYILISLGIIDKNISWLGNKDTAIWCILAILFTTSIGQPIVLYISALANVDTSVLEAAEVDGASKMRTFWQVKWPSIMPTTLYVVVITTINSFQCFALIQLLTSGGPVYSTSTIMYYLYDNAFSLYRYGYANAMGVLLAIVIGFFSVLQFKSIKSNVDY from the coding sequence ATGCTGCTCTTCTTTGTCAGCTTCGTCATCATCCCAATGGGAATGGGGATCATTACCAGTTTCTTCAACTACACCATGAGCAGTTTTCAGTTCATCGGTTTGAAAAACTACATTGATCTTTTCAAGGATGCGAAGTTTCTTCGTTCCTTCTGGAATACCTTTGTGATCGTGGTGGTGTCGGTCCCATCTGTAACGGTATTTTCGCTCTGGGTGTCATCCATCATCTATGACAAGAATGCTTGGGTTACTTCTTCGTTCAGAGGGGTTTTCTACCTTCCTGTGGTAACAGGAACCGTTCCTGTTGTCGTTGTCTGGAAGTGGATTTTCGACAAGTACGCCGGTATTCTCAACTATATTTTGATAAGCCTTGGGATCATCGACAAGAATATCAGCTGGCTAGGCAACAAGGATACCGCCATCTGGTGTATCCTGGCTATTCTGTTCACCACCAGTATCGGCCAGCCGATAGTCTTGTACATCTCAGCCTTGGCGAATGTCGATACCTCGGTCCTGGAAGCTGCAGAGGTTGATGGGGCGAGCAAGATGCGTACTTTCTGGCAGGTGAAGTGGCCCTCGATTATGCCAACCACGTTATATGTTGTAGTAATTACAACGATCAACAGTTTCCAGTGTTTTGCATTGATCCAATTGCTTACCAGCGGAGGACCTGTCTACTCGACCAGTACGATCATGTACTACCTGTACGATAACGCATTCAGCTTATATCGCTATGGATATGCGAATGCCATGGGAGTCCTGCTTGCAATTGTCATCGGGTTCTTCAGTGTGCTGCAGTTCAAGTCGATCAAATCCAATGTGGATTACTAG
- a CDS encoding carbohydrate ABC transporter permease, with protein MLKQKSSPYRILMMVMLLVVSVLFIFPFYWIVTGAFKLQKVAIQMPPQWFPTDPTFANFTELFINPAGKWFFNSIYMSAASMILVCLTSAMAGFVLAKKQFSGRAVVFGIIIAAMALPKQVVLVPLVRIMNSIGLYNTPWAVILPAVGWPFGVFLMKQFAQTIPTEILDAARIDGSGEWMTFVKIVTPIIKPAYGALAIFTFITTWNDYFLQLVMLQSRSKLTIALGVATLQAEMATNYGVIMAGAALGALPIVTIFLLFQKCFASGITMGAVKG; from the coding sequence ATGTTGAAACAAAAAAGTTCCCCCTACAGAATCCTGATGATGGTCATGCTTCTGGTAGTCTCCGTCCTGTTCATATTTCCGTTCTATTGGATTGTGACCGGTGCATTCAAGTTACAGAAGGTGGCTATTCAGATGCCGCCCCAGTGGTTCCCCACTGACCCGACGTTTGCCAACTTCACTGAGCTGTTCATCAATCCGGCAGGCAAGTGGTTCTTTAATAGTATCTACATGTCTGCTGCCTCCATGATCCTGGTCTGCCTGACAAGCGCCATGGCAGGATTTGTACTGGCCAAGAAGCAGTTCTCCGGTCGTGCGGTAGTCTTTGGTATTATCATCGCAGCGATGGCACTTCCAAAGCAAGTGGTCTTGGTCCCCCTGGTGAGGATCATGAACTCAATCGGGCTCTATAACACCCCTTGGGCTGTAATCTTACCGGCTGTCGGATGGCCGTTTGGGGTATTTCTCATGAAGCAGTTTGCCCAGACCATACCCACAGAAATCCTCGATGCAGCACGCATTGATGGAAGTGGGGAGTGGATGACCTTTGTAAAGATTGTGACACCCATCATCAAGCCTGCCTATGGTGCTTTGGCAATCTTTACGTTCATCACGACATGGAATGACTACTTCCTGCAGTTGGTCATGCTCCAGAGTCGTTCCAAGTTGACCATTGCACTCGGGGTGGCAACCTTGCAGGCAGAGATGGCAACCAACTATGGGGTGATCATGGCAGGAGCTGCCTTGGGTGCACTTCCCATTGTGACCATCTTCCTGTTATTCCAGAAATGTTTTGCCAGCGGCATCACCATGGGTGCAGTGAAGGGCTGA